The region TTGGGGCCCCGTTTGGCTGAGCACCTTAAGGTAACCCACTATCTATACCTGAAGAATTGCTTTAATTGAACCACACCCATTGTGGTGCACGTGTATGTGCAATACTTCATGTTTATGTTCTGTGATCTTTGTATGCTTCGCTGCTTACACAAAGATTTGCGTACTATTTTATTCGAGAGAGACAGATGTCGAACCTCATGGTACGTGGTTACCCCTAATTATATGTTTGGATCATAGTTGACCCAGTTCGTTTTCCTCTCAATTTAATACTTATTTCTTGTGGTCTTCCATTTTTCAGTCCTCCCCCTTTTTCATCCGTCGATCTCGATTCGGAAGATTCAATTCATAATCCTAAACCTTCACAACGAATCTTCTCGAATTCAAGAATCGGAGCGTCTCTCGAATCACTTCACTGGTAAATCTTAACTCATAAAGGCTTTCAATTTCAAGATTTTCGTGTTCTTGTATTACCCATATCGGGAAACCACCATATGCGACGTGAAAGGCTGAAACTGAAACAACTGATTTCTTGAATTGAAGCGGTTTTCCGGCGAACCCACCATGGATAAAGAACCACTTCTTCCGACGAACACGTCAACGCCGAAAACGCCAACCCTTCTTTGCGCTCTCCCTGAAGATAACGAAATCTCAATCCCTTTATCTTTAACTCCTTCGGAACTCAAGGATATACTCATCTTCGGTTCCCCAAAAGAACCATCTTCCACCATTGTTGACGCCTTAGTTTCGACCTTGAACAACCCTCCCCAGAGATCGTTTTCTTCCGATTTCACTTCAATTTCCGATCAACAACCAATTTCGACACCCCAATCATGGTTAATCGATCCCAATTACTCATTCGGGAAAACCAATCTCCACCGCTCAAAAACCGCCCCCGCCATGGCTGCCATCAACGACCTCGAACCCCCATCAGAATCCAAACCTCCACAATCGTCTTCATCATCCATCGTTCGTCAAGCAGTTCTACTCCTAATCCTCTACTTATCCCTCGGCGTAATCATCTACTGGTACAACAGAGACCATTTCGTCGCTTCAGAAACCCATGTCGTCGTCGACGCTCTTTACTTCTGCATAGTTACAATGTGCACAATAGGATACGGCGACATAACTCCAAACAACCTCGTCACTAAACTCTTCTCAATCCTGTTTGTGTTAATCGGATTCGGGTTCATCGATATTTTACTTAGCGGAATGGTAAGCTACGTTCTTGATTTACAAGAGAATCATCTACTCCAATCTTTAAAAAACGGAAACGATCAAGATCATCAATCTTATATAATCGATGTGAAAAAGGGTCGCATGAGGATTCGAATGAAAGTAGGGTTAGCTTTAGGGGTTGTGATTCTTTGTATCggtgttggtgttgttgtgttGCATTACGTGGAGCGATTGGATTGGCTGGATTCGTTTTATTTGTCAGTCATGTCGGTTACTACAGTTGGGTATGGTGATAGAGCATTTAGAACAATGGCGGGAAGGATTTTTGCATCGATTTGGTTGCTTGTGTCAACTCTTGCAGTAGCTAGGGCTTTTCTTTATTTGGCTGAAGCTAGGGTTGATAAGAGGCATAGGAAAATGGCGAAATGGGTTCTTGATCAAGGTTTGACTGTTTCTCAGTTTCTTGCAGCTGATATTGACAATAATGGATATGTGAGGTAAGTTATTTTTCTTTAATGTGgttatttttgtttgatttgatGATGTTCTGTTGTTAGTTTTGTAGTATGAAACTATGAATCATGGTATGTGGTGTTTAGGGTTTGTTATGAGTCgtataatttgtataaaaatgtGTTAGAAGGAATGGAATCGAGGAAATTGGGATCGGGTGGTTGGTAAAGTTGAATGAATTTCAATATAAagaattaaataatttttttgtaaTGTAAGTGTGTAGAATTTTcctttttttgaaaagttaaattgATACATAacaagggcattttggtcttttGATAAAAAAAAGGAGAATTGAATTGAATTGAATTTCTCCCATCCTCTTCGAATGGTGAAATCCAATGCTTGTCCCGCTGACATCAGTCTCAGGCCAAGTCCAATTCATGTCAAACGCAGTACAGCCTGTTAGATCTGTGCTTGCAagattttgattttaaatgtatTGATTGTTTCAGCAAGTCGGAGTTTGTGATATACAAGCTAAAAGAAATGGGAAAAGTCTCGGAGAAAGACATATTACAAATATGCAAAATATTTGATCGACTCGATGCTGG is a window of Lactuca sativa cultivar Salinas chromosome 1, Lsat_Salinas_v11, whole genome shotgun sequence DNA encoding:
- the LOC111909393 gene encoding two-pore potassium channel 3 gives rise to the protein MDKEPLLPTNTSTPKTPTLLCALPEDNEISIPLSLTPSELKDILIFGSPKEPSSTIVDALVSTLNNPPQRSFSSDFTSISDQQPISTPQSWLIDPNYSFGKTNLHRSKTAPAMAAINDLEPPSESKPPQSSSSSIVRQAVLLLILYLSLGVIIYWYNRDHFVASETHVVVDALYFCIVTMCTIGYGDITPNNLVTKLFSILFVLIGFGFIDILLSGMVSYVLDLQENHLLQSLKNGNDQDHQSYIIDVKKGRMRIRMKVGLALGVVILCIGVGVVVLHYVERLDWLDSFYLSVMSVTTVGYGDRAFRTMAGRIFASIWLLVSTLAVARAFLYLAEARVDKRHRKMAKWVLDQGLTVSQFLAADIDNNGYVSKSEFVIYKLKEMGKVSEKDILQICKIFDRLDAGNCGKIMLADLLYTHHN